The Mycolicibacterium monacense genome contains the following window.
CGGTCGTCGTCGACGGGGGCCAGGGTGAGCGCACGCGCCACCAGCTGGCTGCCCTCGTCCTGCACCAGCGCACTTCCGTCGCGGACCGGGTCGAGGCGGCCCGGGTCCCCGCCGGGCAGGTACACCGCGTAGGGCGAATAGCGACCCACCTCGCCGCCGACGGCCGCCGCGAGTTCCTCGGCGCTCAGCACCCCGGGCCTGGCGGCGAGGTGCACCAGCGGGCGGGCGTCGTCGCTGGCGAGCAGTGCGTCCAGCTCACCGGCGCGGGCGCCGAGCGCATCGGTGAAAGCCTGTGCGACCCACCGCGGATGCGCATGGGTGAACGCGATGTGGCCGACCGGGTCGGTGTCGGCGGGCGGTGCGAGCTCGGCGACCCAGGACTGCTCGTCGCGGCCGGCGATCTTGCGCAGCACCCCGTTGACGAAACCCGCTCGCGCCGTGTCGAATTCGATACCGGCCTGTTCGACGGTGGTCGACACCGCGGCGTGCGGTTCCACCCGCGTGCGCAGCAGCTGATAGGTGCCGAGCCGCAGGAGGTCGAGCAGGACGGGGTCGATCCGGTCCACCGGCCGCCCCGCGGCGGCCTCGATGACCGCGTCGAGCAGACCGCGGCTGCGGCAGGTGCCGTAGGTGAGTTCGGTGGCGAACGCGGCGTCGCGCCCGTCGAGGCCGCGCTCGTTGAGCAGCGCGGGCAGCGCGAGGTTGGCATACGCGTCGCGTTCGGATACCGCGCGCAGCACGTCGAACGCGACGCGGCGGGCCGGGTCCAGCGGTTTGCGGCGGTTGCGCTGCGGACGGTGCGGCGGGCGGGTCATTGCGCCGACACCGACGCGTCGAGGCGGGCGCCGCGCGCCCAGTCGGCGGCGTTCATGGGTTTCTTGCCCGGCGGCTGGACGGTGCCCAACCGCACCGGTTCCGTCGCGGTGCCGACGTGCACCGCGTTCTTGAGCACGCGGATGGCACCCGGGGCGAGGGGTTCGGCGGACTCGGGGGCGACCGGTCCCAGCTTCACGCGCGCGTCGCCGATGACCGTCCAGGCGCCCGGATTCGGGGTGACGGCGCGGATCCGGCGGTCCACGACGTGGGCGGGCAGATCCCACCGGACGCGGGCCTCGTCCACGGTGATCTTGGGGGCGACGGTGACGCCGTCGGCGGGTTGCGGCACCGCCTGCAGGCGGCCGTCGGCGATGCCGTCGAGGGTGCTCTCCAGCAGGTGCGCACCGGATTCGGCGAGGCGGGTGAGGAGTTCACCGGCGGTGTCGTTCGCGCGGATCGTCTCGGTGACCACGCCGTAGACGGGGCCGGAGTCCAGTGCCGGTTCGATGAGGAAGGTGGTGGCGCCGGTCACCGCGTCCCCGGCGGCGATCGCGGCCTGTACCGGCGCGGCCCCGCGCCAGGCCGGCAGCAGCGAGAAGTGCAGGTTGATCCAGCCGTGCGGCGGCACGGCGAGCAGTCGCTCCGACAGCAGCGCGCCGTAGGCGACCACGGCGCAGCAGTCCGGCGCCAACTCGCGCAGTTCGGCGACGAACTCCTCGGAGTTGGGCTTCGGCGGTCGAAGCACCGGGATGTCGTGGTCGAGTGCGAGCCGCGCGACCGGCGAGGGGGTCGGCCTACCGCGGCGGCCCGCCGCCGCATCGGGGCGGGTCAGCACGGCCACCACCTCGTGGCGGGGCGATGCGATCAACCGCTGCAGCGAGGGCAGGGCGGGCTCGGGGGTGCCGGCGAAGACGAGACGCACCGAGACAGTCTAGGAGGGCTCAGCGCGGGGTCTGGTAGTACTCACGCTCGGACACCCCGGCCGGGCCCGCGACGAACATCCACGGGATGGTGGTGGTGAGCCGGTTGAGCGTGGCGACCGCGTCGTTGT
Protein-coding sequences here:
- a CDS encoding 16S rRNA m5C967 methyltransferase encodes the protein MTRPPHRPQRNRRKPLDPARRVAFDVLRAVSERDAYANLALPALLNERGLDGRDAAFATELTYGTCRSRGLLDAVIEAAAGRPVDRIDPVLLDLLRLGTYQLLRTRVEPHAAVSTTVEQAGIEFDTARAGFVNGVLRKIAGRDEQSWVAELAPPADTDPVGHIAFTHAHPRWVAQAFTDALGARAGELDALLASDDARPLVHLAARPGVLSAEELAAAVGGEVGRYSPYAVYLPGGDPGRLDPVRDGSALVQDEGSQLVARALTLAPVDDDRGRWLDLCAGPGGKTAMLAALAPGPLTAVEPAPRRAEMVEENTRGLDVTVLRVDGRDPGLEPGFDRVLVDAPCTGLGALRRRPEARWRRQPGDVPGLARLQRELLASAIRLTRPGGVVLYATCSPHLAETVGVVADAVRRQPVTALDTRALFDPVDDLGDGPYVQLWPHRHGTDAMFAAALQVI
- the fmt gene encoding methionyl-tRNA formyltransferase produces the protein MRLVFAGTPEPALPSLQRLIASPRHEVVAVLTRPDAAAGRRGRPTPSPVARLALDHDIPVLRPPKPNSEEFVAELRELAPDCCAVVAYGALLSERLLAVPPHGWINLHFSLLPAWRGAAPVQAAIAAGDAVTGATTFLIEPALDSGPVYGVVTETIRANDTAGELLTRLAESGAHLLESTLDGIADGRLQAVPQPADGVTVAPKITVDEARVRWDLPAHVVDRRIRAVTPNPGAWTVIGDARVKLGPVAPESAEPLAPGAIRVLKNAVHVGTATEPVRLGTVQPPGKKPMNAADWARGARLDASVSAQ